The following coding sequences are from one Triticum aestivum cultivar Chinese Spring chromosome 5A, IWGSC CS RefSeq v2.1, whole genome shotgun sequence window:
- the LOC123101909 gene encoding G-type lectin S-receptor-like serine/threonine-protein kinase At5g35370, whose translation MALPRLLLLLWSCSSLILLLGGGGGGGLREAAARTVPVEFLYPPYNLTYMHYIDTSGVFLRSPNATFSAAVFNAGADDDSSSSNSPPGEESQMSRYFFSVLHDRSRTPVWAATAGSTIIQSIILSLNASGLYISDPADQSGPSWSTPRLAAPVAALRLLDTGQLALIDAGNATLWSTFDAPTDTLLQGQVLPLGVPLTATASEQDLSPAAYRLLLTPTDALLQWASSSDGRRDFVTYWALSSDPASVQDSNRAVRSMMVNASGIYLLADDDGRDTVFSLRFASPPAPATRMLLKVDSSGRLRALSTAYSPTAARATLPSVWAAPASDCDLPLPCGTLGLCTPGNNGSSCMCPDAFTTHTTGGCSPADGSALPVLSDSCLAGNASAKSSAASARTPYSYTRLGDGIGYFAGKFALPTTAGDALSACRDLCSANCSCVGFVYKNSSKSCFLVHNQIGSVFRGGNSAAAAVAFIKTVPPAPSRGQGGGGGSSSLSTITIIFGIVLPAVAAVFITFLLYVLGVHWLKNRHGGANTGKAKKKKHGNGGSSWFMLHMMPSLSSSRASSNVPSEKGDGDDSEGDDDEVLIPGLPTRFTFADLETATNGFKWQIGSGGFGSVYRGELPDRTTVAVKRMNNLGMQGRREFLTEIAVIGNVHHVNLVKLRGFCAEGARQQLLVYEYMSRGSLDQSLFPRAAAGAATKKRDVLEWPDRLGVCAGAARGLAYLHAGCDRKILHCDVKPENILLDDRGGVKIADFGLAKLMSPEQSGLFTTMRGTRGYLAPEWLMNAPITDKADVYSFGMVLLEIVRGRKNSKQDDEHDTTTTGSSTTTSAASSDGAGGEATKARSSYFPALALDLHEEGRYLELVDPRLEGRADAAEVARVVRVALCCLQEEASVRPAMTAVSGMLDGSMDVCVPRTEQLAYLRMYGRGLVDVRPGGWKGKWKGSDMTAGSSSWSPPSCVSAQQLSAPR comes from the coding sequence ATGGCGctccctcgcctcctcctcctcctatggaGCTGCAGCAGCCTGATCCTGctgctgggcggcggcggcggcggcgggctgagagaggcggcggcgcgcacggtgCCGGTGGAGTTCCTCTACCCGCCCTACAACCTCACCTACATGCACTACATCGACACCAGCGGCGTCTTCCTCCGCTCCCCCAACGCCACCTTCTCCGCCGCCGTCTTCAACGCCGGCGCCGACgacgactcctcctcctccaactctccCCCCGGTGAGGAGTCCCAGATGTCCCGCTACTTCTTCTCCGTCCTCCACGACCGCTCCCGCACCCCCGTCTGGGCCGCCACCGCCGGCTCCACCATCATCCAGTCCATCATCCTCTCCCTCAACGCCTCCGGCCTCTACATCTCCGACCCCGCCGACCAGTCCGGCCCCTCCTGGTCcacgccgcgcctcgccgcccccgtcgccgcgctCCGTCTGCTCGACACCGGCCAGCTGGCCCTCATCGACGCCGGCAACGCCACGCTCTGGTCCACCTTCGACGCGCCCACCGACACGCTGCTCCAGGGCCAGGTCCTTCCCCTCGGCGTCCCGCTCACCGCCACCGCGTCGGAGCAGGACCTCTCCCCCGCCGCCTACCGCCTCCTCCTCACCCCCACCGACGCGCTCCTCCAGTGGGCATCCTCCTCCGATGGCAGGCGTGACTTCGTCACGTACTGGGCGCTCTCCTCCGACCCGGCCTCCGTCCAGGACTCTAACCGCGCCGTGCGGTCCATGATGGTCAACGCCTCCGGCATCTACCTCCTCGCGGACGACGACGGCCGGGACACTGTATTCAGCCTCCGCTTCGcgtcgccgcccgcgccggccACCAGGATGCTCCTCAAGGTCGACTCGTCCGGCCGCCTGCGCGCGCTCAGCACGGCCTACTCACCCACGGCGGCGCGCGCCACGCTCCCCTCCGTCTGGGCCGCTCCGGCCAGCGACTGCGACCTCCCGCTGCCGTGCGGCACCCTCGGCCTCTGCACGCCCGGCAACAACGGCTCCTCCTGCATGTGCCCCGACGCCTTCACCACGCACACCACCGGCGGCTGCTCGCCGGCCGACGGCTCCGCGCTCCCGGTCTTATCTGACAGCTGCCTCGCCGGCAACGCCTCCGCCAAGTCGTCGGCAGCATCCGCGCGGACTCCTTACAGCTACACGAGGCTGGGCGACGGGATCGGCTACTTCGCCGGCAAGTTCGCGCTCCCCACAACCGCCGGCGACGCGCTCTCGGCGTGCCGCGACCTCTGCTCGGCCAACTGCTCCTGCGTCGGCTTCGTCTACAAGAACTCCTCCAAGTCCTGCTTCCTCGTCCACAACCAGATCGGCTCCGTCTTCCGCGGCGGCAACagcgcagccgccgccgtcgccttcatCAAGACGGTCCCGCCGGCTCCATCTCGCGGCCAAGGCGGTGGCGGTGGCTCGTCGTCGCTGAGCACCATCACCATCATATTCGGCATCGTGCTGCCGGCCGTGGCGGCCGTGTTCATCACCTTCCTGCTGTACGTGCTGGGCGTGCACTGGCTCAAGAACCGCCATGGCGGCGCCAACACCggcaaggccaagaagaagaagcacggcaacGGTGGCAGCAGCTGGTTCATGCTGCACATGATGCCGTCCTTGTCGTCGTCGCGGGCGTCGTCCAACGTCCCGTCGGAgaagggcgacggcgacgacagcgagggcgacgacgacgaggTGCTCATCCCGGGCCTGCCGACCCGGTTCACGTTCGCCGACCTGGAGACGGCGACCAACGGCTTCAAGTGGCAGATCGGCTCGGGCGGGTTCGGCTCCGTGTACCGCGGCGAGCTCCCCGACCGGACCACCGTGGCCGTCAAGCGGATGAACAACCTGGGCATGCAGGGCCGGCGCGAGTTCCTCACGGAGATCGCCGTGATCGGCAACGTCCACCACGTGAACCTGGTGAAGCTCCGCGGGTTCTGCGCCGAGGGCGCGCGCCAGCAGCTGCTGGTGTACGAGTACATGAGCCGCGGCTCGCTGGACCAGTCCCttttcccccgcgccgccgccggcgccgccacgaAGAAGAGGGACGTGCTGGAGTGGCCCGATCGTCTCGGCGTGTGCGCGGGCGCGGCGCGCGGCCTGGCGTACCTCCACGCCGGCTGCGACCGCAAGATCCTGCACTGCGACGTCAAGCCGGAGAACATCCTGCTGGACGACCGCGGCGGCGTGAAGATCGCCGACTTCGGGCTGGCTAAGCTGATGAGCCCGGAGCAGTCGGGGCTCTTCACCACCATGCGCGGCACCCGCGGGTACCTGGCGCCCGAGTGGCTCATGAACGCGCCCATCACCGACAAGGccgacgtgtacagcttcggcaTGGTGCTGCTGGAGATCGTGCGCGGCCGGAAAAACTCTAAGCAGGATGACGAGCACGACACCACCACCACcggcagcagcaccaccaccagcgcCGCGTCGTCCGATGGCGCCGGTGGCGAGGCGACGAAGGCGAGGAGCAGCTACTTCCCGGCGCTGGCATTGGACCTGCACGAGGAGGGGCGGTACCTGGAGCTGGTGGACCCGAGGCTGGAGGGCCGGGCGGACGCGGCGGAGGTGGCGAGGGTGGTGCGCGTCGCCCTGTGCTGCCTCCAGGAGGAGGCGTCGGTGCGGCCGGCCATGACGGCCGTGTCCGGCATGCTCGACGGCAGCATGGACGTGTGCGTGCCTAGGACCGAGCAGCTCGCCTACCTCAGGATGTACGGGCGCGGCCTCGTCGACGTACGGCCGGGAGGTTGGAAGGGGAAGTGGAAGGGCTCGGACATGACCGCCGGCAGCAGCAGCTGGTCGCCGCCGTCGTGCGTGTCGGCGCAGCAGCTCTCGGCTCCCAGATGA